Below is a window of Burkholderia cepacia DNA.
AGTGCCCATGGCCGCCCACCGCCGCCGTTCGTCTTCGTCCGCCCTGTCGCCCTCGTCGAAGCGGGTGTCACGCCGCGCCTTCATCGGCTGGACCGGCGCACTCGCCGGCGGCGCCATGCTCGGTGGACCGTTCGCGGCGACCCGGGCGCTGGCCGGAGGCCCCATGTCCAATACGTCGGCGGTCGATCTCGTGTGGGGCGAGCATGGCGCGGCGGCGCGCATCGCCGCGTCGCTCGCGCACGTGTCGCGGCTCGCCCGGCGCGGGCGCGATTTCGATGTGACGCACTTCGGCGCGCGCGCCTGCACGACGGTCGCGCAGACGTCGCCGTACCCGGTGGCGAAATCGCCGGTCAGCCCCGGTTCCGAACTGACGACCGCGCCCGGCGCGTTCGATTCTCGCCCGGCGTTTCTTGCGGCGATCGACGCGTGCCGGCGCGAAGGCGGCGGCCGGGTCGTCGTGCCGTCCGGCACCTGGTACTGCGCGGGGCCGATCGTGTTGCAGAGCGACGTCACGTTCCACCTGAGTGCGAACTGCACGATCTATTTCAGCCCGAACCCGGCCGACTACGCGAAGGACGGCCCGGTCGATTGCGGCGCGAACGGCCGCCTGTACTACAGCCGCTGGCAGGCGAACGATTGCCTGAACTACGGCGCACCCGTCTACGCGCGCAACGCGACGAACATCGCGCTGACGGGCGAAGGCCCGACCTCGGTGCTCAACGGGCAGGCGATGACGCCGTTCTCCGGCAGCGGCGCGAACAGCGTCTGCTGGTGGACCTACAAGGGCTCGTCGGGCGCGTACGGCGCGGGTGCGTCGGTACCGAGTCAGGCGTACCTGAATCCGGACAACGTCGATCTGCGGATCGTCGCGCCAGCGATTCCCGACGCGCTCTATTCGCTGCTGACGTCGCCGGTCACGCCGTGGCAGCAGGACCAGAATTACCTGCCCGCGCTGTCCGAGGCCGGCGTGCCGGTCGAGAAACGCATCTTCGGCCTCGGTCACTACCTGCGCCCGTGCATGGTCGAATTCATCGGCTGCACGAACGTGCTGATGGCGAACTACCAGACGCAGAACACGCCGTTCTGGCAGCACCATCCGACCGCGAGCCGCAACGTCGTGATCCGTGGCGTGACGACCAACAGCATCGGCCCGAACAACGATGGATTCGATCCGGACGCATGCACCGACGTGTTGTGCGAGGACTGCACGTTCAACACCGGCGACGACTGCATCGCGATCAAGTCGGGCAAGGACCGCGACACCGAATACGGTCCGGCAAAGCGGCACCTGATCCGCAACTGCACGATGAACAGCGGGCACGGCGGCATCACGCTCGGCAGCGAGATGGGCGGCGGCGTCGAGCAGATCTACGCGACCAACCTGTCGATGCTGAACGCGAACTGGCAGACCAACCCGCTGAACATCGCGATTCGCGTGAAGACCAACATGAACCGTGGCGGCTACGTGAAGGACTTCCACGTGAAGGGCGTCACGCTGCCGAACGGCGTGACGCAGAAGGGTGGCGGTTACGGCAGCGCGCTGCTCGCGGGCAGCCCGGTCAACGCGAGCGTGCCGCTCGGCGTCGTGACGCCGTCGGCCGGGAACCCGTCCGCGGCGCAGGGCGGCATCGTCACGTTCGACTGCGACTACCAGCCGGCGAACGATGCCGT
It encodes the following:
- a CDS encoding glycoside hydrolase family 28 protein — protein: MAAHRRRSSSSALSPSSKRVSRRAFIGWTGALAGGAMLGGPFAATRALAGGPMSNTSAVDLVWGEHGAAARIAASLAHVSRLARRGRDFDVTHFGARACTTVAQTSPYPVAKSPVSPGSELTTAPGAFDSRPAFLAAIDACRREGGGRVVVPSGTWYCAGPIVLQSDVTFHLSANCTIYFSPNPADYAKDGPVDCGANGRLYYSRWQANDCLNYGAPVYARNATNIALTGEGPTSVLNGQAMTPFSGSGANSVCWWTYKGSSGAYGAGASVPSQAYLNPDNVDLRIVAPAIPDALYSLLTSPVTPWQQDQNYLPALSEAGVPVEKRIFGLGHYLRPCMVEFIGCTNVLMANYQTQNTPFWQHHPTASRNVVIRGVTTNSIGPNNDGFDPDACTDVLCEDCTFNTGDDCIAIKSGKDRDTEYGPAKRHLIRNCTMNSGHGGITLGSEMGGGVEQIYATNLSMLNANWQTNPLNIAIRVKTNMNRGGYVKDFHVKGVTLPNGVTQKGGGYGSALLAGSPVNASVPLGVVTPSAGNPSAAQGGIVTFDCDYQPANDAVRTRPPVVQNVTISDVKASNVTLNGVTASCFQAIVAQGPVAFDYNGTPPTPAVQPISGVTISNCDFGTPVASGTPTVTSPGPIYAFNVNAMTLTNVTIAGQAVNTTITDKR